Part of the Teredinibacter franksiae genome is shown below.
GCTTAATTTTGGCGGCGGTCATGCTGGTAAACAATATTCGTGACATCCCCACCGATGAGCAAGCCGGAAAACGTACCCTCGCGGTACGACTGAACGACCGCAATAGCCGATTCCTGTACCTAGGCTTATTAACACTGGCTTATATTTTACACATTTGTGCATTTACGACATTGAATACAAAAACAAACCTGATCAGCGCACTTATTCCCTTAGCCGTACTTTTGCCATTTGCTCTGAAAGCAGCAAACAATATTTTGCGTTTTCGAGGGAAAGAATTAAATGGTTTGCTGGCGGACACCGCACTTCTTGGGCTCATTTACAGCCTCACAACCAGCGGAGCTTACCTCATAGGTCCTTATCTATAATCCAAAAAGGGGGTTCTCGATGAATTATTATCGAATGATGATATGTGCCATACGCAGTCGCGCGAAAAAAAACAGCTCCGATAATTTTACGCGCTTCACAAGCGTAAACTACCCGCCAAATCGATTAGTTATCTAGACAAAAATTGGGGCAGACGAAGCCTGCCCCACCCTACGTTAGATATTAATGCTTCCACTCTTTGT
Proteins encoded:
- a CDS encoding UbiA family prenyltransferase, translated to MHTQTLNLQLFLLSSSLGLILAAVMLVNNIRDIPTDEQAGKRTLAVRLNDRNSRFLYLGLLTLAYILHICAFTTLNTKTNLISALIPLAVLLPFALKAANNILRFRGKELNGLLADTALLGLIYSLTTSGAYLIGPYL